A portion of the Bombus terrestris chromosome 3, iyBomTerr1.2, whole genome shotgun sequence genome contains these proteins:
- the LOC100651193 gene encoding torsin-1A isoform X2, protein MNFAGILPVFIVINLLTVCVKCEFSVMSVLSSGFNKVSKIIQNVQCNFVECCTTEYISSDIDKLDDILNKELFGQEIAHRVIINALYGHLTASNPPKALTMSFHGPPGTGKTYISQLIAKVLYKNGDQSKFYHFFNGRNDFPLQEKVNEYKEELYTIIINSLQKCERSMFVFDEVDKMPEGSSRITQRLLTLWGEGKQRRTTKLQDFENLISIGAFNEKGGFYHSDTIDSSVIDHYVPFLPLEEVHVKKCLEKAFLNRGVYPTSDMIEEGLSYVVFGPPPHNIYATKGCKRLEQKVAAIVYANKKTKIEF, encoded by the exons atGAATTTTGCCGGCATTttgcctgtatttattgttattaatttattaactgTTTGTGTGAAATGTGAATTTTCGGTTATGTCAGTGTTATCATCTGGGTTCAATAAAGtcagtaaaataatacaaaatgtacaaTGCAATTTTGTAGAATGTTGTACGACCGAATATATTTCTTCTGACATTGACA AATTAGATGATATTCTTAATAAAGAGCTTTTTGGACAAGAAATTGCTCATCGTGTAATAATAAATGCCTTATATGGACATCTAACTGCATCTAATCCTCCCAAAGCTTTGACTATGAGTTTTCATGGTCCACCAGGAACTGGCAAAACTTACATAAGTCAATTGATTGCTAAGGTTCTTTATAAAAATGGGGACCAAagcaaattttatcatttttttaatgGTCGTAATGACTTTCCTCTTCAGGAAAAAGTAaatgaatataag gaagaattatatacaattattattaatagtttacaAAAGTGTGAAAGATCAATGTTTGTATTTGATGAAGTGGATAAAATGCCAGAAG GTAGTTCGCGCATTACTCAGCGTTTATTAACACTTTGGGGGGAAGGCAAACAGAGGAGAACAACTAAGCTTcaagattttgaaaatttaataagtatTGGAGCATTCAATGAAAAAGGTGGTTTCTAtcatagtgatacaatagaCTCTAGTGTAATAGACCATTATGTGCCATTTTTACCGCTCGAAGAAGTACATGTGAAAAAGTGTTTAGAAAAAGCTTTTTTAAACAGAGGAGTATATCCTACTAGTGACATGATAGAAGAAGGATTATCATATGTGGTCTTTGGACCTCCTCCACATAATATTTATGCAACTAAAGGCTGTAAAAGACTAGAACAAAAAGTGGCTGCTATTGTATACGCTAATAAAAAGactaaaatagaattttag
- the LOC100651193 gene encoding torsin-1A isoform X1 yields the protein MNFAGILPVFIVINLLTVCVKCEFSVMSVLSSGFNKVSKIIQNVQCNFVECCTTEYISSDIDKLDDILNKELFGQEIAHRVIINALYGHLTASNPPKALTMSFHGPPGTGKTYISQLIAKVLYKNGDQSKFYHFFNGRNDFPLQEKVNEYKEELYTIIINSLQKCERSMFVFDEVDKMPEGLLNVLVPFLDYNAWVKSWRLASISINTRKAIYIFLSNTGSSRITQRLLTLWGEGKQRRTTKLQDFENLISIGAFNEKGGFYHSDTIDSSVIDHYVPFLPLEEVHVKKCLEKAFLNRGVYPTSDMIEEGLSYVVFGPPPHNIYATKGCKRLEQKVAAIVYANKKTKIEF from the exons atGAATTTTGCCGGCATTttgcctgtatttattgttattaatttattaactgTTTGTGTGAAATGTGAATTTTCGGTTATGTCAGTGTTATCATCTGGGTTCAATAAAGtcagtaaaataatacaaaatgtacaaTGCAATTTTGTAGAATGTTGTACGACCGAATATATTTCTTCTGACATTGACA AATTAGATGATATTCTTAATAAAGAGCTTTTTGGACAAGAAATTGCTCATCGTGTAATAATAAATGCCTTATATGGACATCTAACTGCATCTAATCCTCCCAAAGCTTTGACTATGAGTTTTCATGGTCCACCAGGAACTGGCAAAACTTACATAAGTCAATTGATTGCTAAGGTTCTTTATAAAAATGGGGACCAAagcaaattttatcatttttttaatgGTCGTAATGACTTTCCTCTTCAGGAAAAAGTAaatgaatataag gaagaattatatacaattattattaatagtttacaAAAGTGTGAAAGATCAATGTTTGTATTTGATGAAGTGGATAAAATGCCAGAAGGTTTACTAAATGTTCTTGTACCATTTTTGGATTACAATGCATGGGTTAAATCATGGAGACTTGCAAGCATTTCTATAAATACAAGGAAagcaatttacatatttttatccaATACAGGTAGTTCGCGCATTACTCAGCGTTTATTAACACTTTGGGGGGAAGGCAAACAGAGGAGAACAACTAAGCTTcaagattttgaaaatttaataagtatTGGAGCATTCAATGAAAAAGGTGGTTTCTAtcatagtgatacaatagaCTCTAGTGTAATAGACCATTATGTGCCATTTTTACCGCTCGAAGAAGTACATGTGAAAAAGTGTTTAGAAAAAGCTTTTTTAAACAGAGGAGTATATCCTACTAGTGACATGATAGAAGAAGGATTATCATATGTGGTCTTTGGACCTCCTCCACATAATATTTATGCAACTAAAGGCTGTAAAAGACTAGAACAAAAAGTGGCTGCTATTGTATACGCTAATAAAAAGactaaaatagaattttag
- the LOC100650719 gene encoding protein vav isoform X2, whose protein sequence is MSRIESSPDNGSGWHECVKWLTRCGALRADHKANWPEATAVDLAYTLRDGVLICNLLNTVDPGCIDMKDVNQKPQMAQFLCLRNIKVFLSACSTTFGLSDSELFEPSMLFDLSDFLRVLRTLSALSNCPRLRRKGIPGFSIGHGRSQEDIYKDLQSAGAGPTTGVGTFTMKPKSMDVDESQVYQELLCFSSNSQHDWPSTEKDGAISGGEKRDYVIQELVETERNYSDVLNSLLKHFARPLSSLLRPEDSARIFFGIKELAEIHAGFHSQLRKARTGAALAQVFLDWREKFLIYGDYCANLTLAQNTLQEACARYELVNQEVIRCQQEANNGKFKLRDILSVPMQRVLKYHLLLDKLVEETPCDWLEDRRQLGKAREVMVDIAQYINEVKRDSDTLDIIRDIQASIIDWDVPEDAQLKDFGRLLRDGELKVKAHGDQRVKARYAFIFEQVVLICKAGRGEQYCYRETLRLDDYRLEDHTGRRTLGRDSRWSYQWLLVHKQEYTAYTLYARTEEQKQMWIKALQDAMDNVNPAACRNTNHKFKLTTFDTPRSCQRCGKFLKGRIFQGYRCEVCRYAVHKQCIAHSGRCMPVPPPPPPPPPLPCERALSVKLWFVGEMGRDTASNKLEPREDGTYMLRVRPAGQPRLKHETNYALSIKADGAVKHIRVFKRDVDGADVYYLSESRFFKSVVELVEYYERASLSENFEKLDQRLLWPYRRVLAKALFDFRGGERNQLSLRRGCRVVVLSKEGDAKGWWKGKIGDQVGFFPKEYVEEE, encoded by the exons ATGAGCCGAATAGAGAGCAGTCCAGATAATGGAAGTGGTTGGCATGAATGTGTTAAATGGTTAACAAGATGCGGAGCTTTGAGAGCAGATCATAAAGCAAATTGGCCAGAGGCTACTGCTGTTGATTTAGCATATACCCTAAGAGATGGTGTATTGATATGTAATCTTTTAAATACAGTGGATCCCGGTTGTATAGACATGAAAGATGTAAATCAAAAACCGCAAATGGCACAATTTTTGTGcttaagaaatataaaagtatttctATCTGCATGTTCAACTACATTTGGCTTATCTGATTCTGAACTTTTTGAACCTTCTATGTTATTTGATCTATCAGATTTCCTTCGTGTATTACGTACCTTATCAGCTTTATCAAACTGTCCTCGTTTGAGACGTAAGGGTATACC AGGCTTTTCTATAGGTCATGGTAGATCGCAAGAAGATATTTATAAGGATTTACAAAGTGCTGGTGCAGG TCCCACAACAGGAGTGGGGACATTTACCATGAAACCTAAGAGTATGGATGTAGATGAATCCCAAGTATATCAGGAATTACTCTGTTTCTCGAGTAATTCTCAACACGACTGGCCTTCCACAGAGAAG GATGGTGCAATCTCTGGAGGTGAAAAAAGGGACTATGTAATTCAAGAACTTGTTGAAACGGAACGAAATTATTCGGATGTCCTTAACAGTTTACTTAAACATTTCGCTAGACCTCTTTCCTCATTACTACGACCTGAAGATTCTGCACGTATTTTTTTTGGCATAAAGGAACTAGCAGAAATTCATGCCGGCTTTCATAGTCAACTTCGGAAAGCAAGGACTGGCGCTGCGTTAGCGCAGGTTTTTCTCGATTGGCGAGAAAAATTCCTTATTTACGGCGATTACTGCGCAAACCTTACTCTTGCCCAAAACACGTTGCAAGAAGCATGTGCGCGTTATGAATTAGTTAATCAAGAAGTTATT AGATGTCAACAAGAAGCAAATAATGGCAAATTCAAATTGCGAGATATTTTATCTGTCCCGATGCAAAGAGTATTGAAGTATCACCTATTACTCGATAAACTAGTAGAAGAAACTCCTTGCGACTGGCTGGAAGATAGGCGTCAGCTTGGGAAAGCTAGGGAAGTTATGGTTGATATAGCACAATATATTAATGAAGTAAAACGTGACTCAGATACATTGGACATTATAAGAGATATTCaggcatcgataatcgattggGATGTTCCAGAAGATGCACAATTAAAGGATTTTGGACGATTACTTAGGGACGGAGAGCTTAAG GTAAAAGCTCACGGTGACCAACGGGTAAAAGCTCGTTACGCATTTATTTTCGAACAAGTAGTGTTGATTTGTAAAGCAGGTAGAGGAGAGCAATATTGCTATCGTGAAACCTTACGTCTCGATGATTATCGATTAGAAGATCATACAGGAAGACGAACCCTTGGCAGAGATTCTCGATGGTCCTATCAATGGTTGTTGGTCCATAAACAAGAATATACTGCATACACTTTGTATGCAAGAACGGAAGAACAAAAGCAAATGTGGATCAAGGCATTGCAAGATGCAATGGATAATGTTAATCCTGCTGCGTGTCGCAATACGAATCATAAATTTAAACTTACAACATTTGACACTCCACGTAGTTGCCAGCGATGTGGCAAATTTCTAAAGGGTCGAATTTTTCAG GGCTATCGATGTGAAGTCTGCCGCTACGCTGTACACAAACAATGTATTGCACATTCGGGTCGGTGTATGCCAGTGCCTCCCCCACCTCCGCCTCCACCACCTCTACCATGTGAACGCGCTCTCTCGGTGAAATTATGGTTTGTAGGAGAAATGGGACGTGACACAGCATCAAATAAATTAGAACCTCGTGAAGATGGTACCTATATGCTGCGAGTACGGCCTGCTGGACAACCACGTTTGAAACACGAAACCAATTACGCTCTTAGTATCAA GGCAGACGGAGCGGTAAAACATATAAGGGTATTTAAACGTGATGTTGATGGTGCTGATGTATATTATCTCAGTGAATCTCGTTTCTTCAAAAGTGTAGTTGAACTTGTTGAATATTATGAGCGAGCATCGTTAtcagaaaattttgaaaaattagatCAACGCTTGTTATGGCCGTATAGACGTGTCTTGGCTAAAGCATTATTTGATTTCCGCGGAGGAGAACGGAATCAGCTGAGCCTACGGCGGGGTTGCAGAGTTGTAGTATTGAGCAAGGAAGGTGATGCTAAAGGTTGGTGGAAGGGAAAGATTGGAGATCAGGTAGGCTTTTTTCCAAAGGAATATGTTGAAGAAGAATAG
- the LOC100650719 gene encoding protein vav isoform X1, translating into MSRIESSPDNGSGWHECVKWLTRCGALRADHKANWPEATAVDLAYTLRDGVLICNLLNTVDPGCIDMKDVNQKPQMAQFLCLRNIKVFLSACSTTFGLSDSELFEPSMLFDLSDFLRVLRTLSALSNCPRLRRKGIPGFSIGHGRSQEDIYKDLQSAGAGREDEGRRRRFRRREGDETGGGGDNEDPVGEEDGYGAYCSHAQSEEIYQDLCSLHLPPPPSVVQDGAISGGEKRDYVIQELVETERNYSDVLNSLLKHFARPLSSLLRPEDSARIFFGIKELAEIHAGFHSQLRKARTGAALAQVFLDWREKFLIYGDYCANLTLAQNTLQEACARYELVNQEVIRCQQEANNGKFKLRDILSVPMQRVLKYHLLLDKLVEETPCDWLEDRRQLGKAREVMVDIAQYINEVKRDSDTLDIIRDIQASIIDWDVPEDAQLKDFGRLLRDGELKVKAHGDQRVKARYAFIFEQVVLICKAGRGEQYCYRETLRLDDYRLEDHTGRRTLGRDSRWSYQWLLVHKQEYTAYTLYARTEEQKQMWIKALQDAMDNVNPAACRNTNHKFKLTTFDTPRSCQRCGKFLKGRIFQGYRCEVCRYAVHKQCIAHSGRCMPVPPPPPPPPPLPCERALSVKLWFVGEMGRDTASNKLEPREDGTYMLRVRPAGQPRLKHETNYALSIKADGAVKHIRVFKRDVDGADVYYLSESRFFKSVVELVEYYERASLSENFEKLDQRLLWPYRRVLAKALFDFRGGERNQLSLRRGCRVVVLSKEGDAKGWWKGKIGDQVGFFPKEYVEEE; encoded by the exons ATGAGCCGAATAGAGAGCAGTCCAGATAATGGAAGTGGTTGGCATGAATGTGTTAAATGGTTAACAAGATGCGGAGCTTTGAGAGCAGATCATAAAGCAAATTGGCCAGAGGCTACTGCTGTTGATTTAGCATATACCCTAAGAGATGGTGTATTGATATGTAATCTTTTAAATACAGTGGATCCCGGTTGTATAGACATGAAAGATGTAAATCAAAAACCGCAAATGGCACAATTTTTGTGcttaagaaatataaaagtatttctATCTGCATGTTCAACTACATTTGGCTTATCTGATTCTGAACTTTTTGAACCTTCTATGTTATTTGATCTATCAGATTTCCTTCGTGTATTACGTACCTTATCAGCTTTATCAAACTGTCCTCGTTTGAGACGTAAGGGTATACC AGGCTTTTCTATAGGTCATGGTAGATCGCAAGAAGATATTTATAAGGATTTACAAAGTGCTGGTGCAGG CCGTGAAGACGAAGGTCGTCGCAGAAGATTTAGAAGGCGAGAAGGCGACGAGACAGGTGGAGGAGGCGACAATGAAGATCCAGTTGGGGAGGAAGATGGATATGGAGCATACTGCAGCCATGCTCAAAGTGAAGAAATCTACCAGGACCTTTGTAGTCTACACTTGCCACCTCCTCCATCTGTTGTACAG GATGGTGCAATCTCTGGAGGTGAAAAAAGGGACTATGTAATTCAAGAACTTGTTGAAACGGAACGAAATTATTCGGATGTCCTTAACAGTTTACTTAAACATTTCGCTAGACCTCTTTCCTCATTACTACGACCTGAAGATTCTGCACGTATTTTTTTTGGCATAAAGGAACTAGCAGAAATTCATGCCGGCTTTCATAGTCAACTTCGGAAAGCAAGGACTGGCGCTGCGTTAGCGCAGGTTTTTCTCGATTGGCGAGAAAAATTCCTTATTTACGGCGATTACTGCGCAAACCTTACTCTTGCCCAAAACACGTTGCAAGAAGCATGTGCGCGTTATGAATTAGTTAATCAAGAAGTTATT AGATGTCAACAAGAAGCAAATAATGGCAAATTCAAATTGCGAGATATTTTATCTGTCCCGATGCAAAGAGTATTGAAGTATCACCTATTACTCGATAAACTAGTAGAAGAAACTCCTTGCGACTGGCTGGAAGATAGGCGTCAGCTTGGGAAAGCTAGGGAAGTTATGGTTGATATAGCACAATATATTAATGAAGTAAAACGTGACTCAGATACATTGGACATTATAAGAGATATTCaggcatcgataatcgattggGATGTTCCAGAAGATGCACAATTAAAGGATTTTGGACGATTACTTAGGGACGGAGAGCTTAAG GTAAAAGCTCACGGTGACCAACGGGTAAAAGCTCGTTACGCATTTATTTTCGAACAAGTAGTGTTGATTTGTAAAGCAGGTAGAGGAGAGCAATATTGCTATCGTGAAACCTTACGTCTCGATGATTATCGATTAGAAGATCATACAGGAAGACGAACCCTTGGCAGAGATTCTCGATGGTCCTATCAATGGTTGTTGGTCCATAAACAAGAATATACTGCATACACTTTGTATGCAAGAACGGAAGAACAAAAGCAAATGTGGATCAAGGCATTGCAAGATGCAATGGATAATGTTAATCCTGCTGCGTGTCGCAATACGAATCATAAATTTAAACTTACAACATTTGACACTCCACGTAGTTGCCAGCGATGTGGCAAATTTCTAAAGGGTCGAATTTTTCAG GGCTATCGATGTGAAGTCTGCCGCTACGCTGTACACAAACAATGTATTGCACATTCGGGTCGGTGTATGCCAGTGCCTCCCCCACCTCCGCCTCCACCACCTCTACCATGTGAACGCGCTCTCTCGGTGAAATTATGGTTTGTAGGAGAAATGGGACGTGACACAGCATCAAATAAATTAGAACCTCGTGAAGATGGTACCTATATGCTGCGAGTACGGCCTGCTGGACAACCACGTTTGAAACACGAAACCAATTACGCTCTTAGTATCAA GGCAGACGGAGCGGTAAAACATATAAGGGTATTTAAACGTGATGTTGATGGTGCTGATGTATATTATCTCAGTGAATCTCGTTTCTTCAAAAGTGTAGTTGAACTTGTTGAATATTATGAGCGAGCATCGTTAtcagaaaattttgaaaaattagatCAACGCTTGTTATGGCCGTATAGACGTGTCTTGGCTAAAGCATTATTTGATTTCCGCGGAGGAGAACGGAATCAGCTGAGCCTACGGCGGGGTTGCAGAGTTGTAGTATTGAGCAAGGAAGGTGATGCTAAAGGTTGGTGGAAGGGAAAGATTGGAGATCAGGTAGGCTTTTTTCCAAAGGAATATGTTGAAGAAGAATAG
- the LOC100651072 gene encoding plancitoxin-1 isoform X1, with the protein MPRYFRTTFHLGRVHEIPFTMKQKIENMKVIFYATTLIIASNVICGARYNKLQCKDEKDVPVDWYVLYKLPKVHTSSNPLIREGIAYLYITNATIETGWQVSSRPIGSNNSIPGITLAPLYNQDNKNESIWSLYNDSPPNSSYAWSFGHTKGVVMANSDQGFWLIHSVPNFPPVPKSGVQTRRLKRENITADGKYSYPVSGTFYGQSFLCISLGSDQFDIIGEQLIYNEIAVYAKNIPDILGKQYPVLKNAINQKHIKTPPYNHKAVIRSLRMIEFISFAKDGKWGKDLYGDFVAPQLQTDLYVQSWLNGRGKLPSICTRRKIYNVKSFEFDVANVNFASSQDHSKWAITDTKKSANRWVCIGDINRADTQYSRGGGIVCFKEARLWTDYRNIINDVEPCNHT; encoded by the exons ATGCCGCGCTATTTTCGTACAACTTTCCATTTAGGTCGCGTGCATGAAATACCATTTACAATGAAACAA AAGATCGAGAACATGAAAGTTATATTTTACGCAACTACGTTAATAAtcgcgagtaacgttatatgtggcGCCCGATACAATAAATTACAATGTAAAGATGAAAAAGATGTACCGGTGGATTG GTACGTGCTTTATAAGTTACCAAAAGTTCATACAAGTAGTAATCCCCTGATTAGAGAAGGAATTGCCTATCTGTACATAACGAATGCAACTATTGAAACTGGTTGGCAAGTGTCTTCTAGGCCCATCGGTTCGAATAATTCCATCCCTGGAATTACATTAGCGCCGCTTTACAATCAG GATAACAAGAATGAAAGCATATGGAGTTTATATAACGATAGTCCACCAAATTCTTCTTATGCCTGGAGCTTTGGTCACACAAAGGGTGTAGTGATGGCAAATAGTGACCAAGGCTTCTGGTTAATTCACAGCGTTCCAAATTTCCCTCCAGTTCCTAAAAGTGGTGTGCAAACTCGACGGTTAAAAAGGGAAAATATTACTGCCGATGGGAAATACAGTTATCCGGTAAGTGGAACGTTTTACGGACAaagttttttatgtatttcccTTGGCAGTGATCAGTTCGATATTATTGGAGAACAATTAATCTACAACGAAATAGCAGTGTACGCGAAAAATATTCCTGATATACTCGGTAAACAGTACCCAGTATTGAAAAATGCGATCAATCAGAAACATATCAAAACTCCTCCCTACAACCATAAAGCTGTAATAAGATCTCTAAGAATGATTGAATTCATTTCGTTTGCTAAGGATGGAAAATGGGGTAAAG ATTTATACGGAGATTTTGTAGCGCCACAATTGCAGACAGATTTATATGTTCAGTCATGGTTGAATGGTCGAGGCAAGTTACCCTCAATTTGTACCCGTAGAAA AATCTACAATGTTAAAAGCTTCGAATTCGACGTAGCGAATGTGAATTTTGCCAGTAGTCAGGACCATTCAAAATGGGCTATTACAGACACCAAAAAGTCCGCTAATCGCTGGGTTTGCATCGGTGATATCAATAGAGCC GATACACAGTATTCTCGAGGTGGTGGAATCGTATGTTTCAAAGAGGCTCGTTTGTGGACtgattatcgtaatattataaatgacGTAGAGCCTTGTAATCATACGTAA
- the LOC100651072 gene encoding plancitoxin-1 isoform X2, translating into MKVIFYATTLIIASNVICGARYNKLQCKDEKDVPVDWYVLYKLPKVHTSSNPLIREGIAYLYITNATIETGWQVSSRPIGSNNSIPGITLAPLYNQDNKNESIWSLYNDSPPNSSYAWSFGHTKGVVMANSDQGFWLIHSVPNFPPVPKSGVQTRRLKRENITADGKYSYPVSGTFYGQSFLCISLGSDQFDIIGEQLIYNEIAVYAKNIPDILGKQYPVLKNAINQKHIKTPPYNHKAVIRSLRMIEFISFAKDGKWGKDLYGDFVAPQLQTDLYVQSWLNGRGKLPSICTRRKIYNVKSFEFDVANVNFASSQDHSKWAITDTKKSANRWVCIGDINRADTQYSRGGGIVCFKEARLWTDYRNIINDVEPCNHT; encoded by the exons ATGAAAGTTATATTTTACGCAACTACGTTAATAAtcgcgagtaacgttatatgtggcGCCCGATACAATAAATTACAATGTAAAGATGAAAAAGATGTACCGGTGGATTG GTACGTGCTTTATAAGTTACCAAAAGTTCATACAAGTAGTAATCCCCTGATTAGAGAAGGAATTGCCTATCTGTACATAACGAATGCAACTATTGAAACTGGTTGGCAAGTGTCTTCTAGGCCCATCGGTTCGAATAATTCCATCCCTGGAATTACATTAGCGCCGCTTTACAATCAG GATAACAAGAATGAAAGCATATGGAGTTTATATAACGATAGTCCACCAAATTCTTCTTATGCCTGGAGCTTTGGTCACACAAAGGGTGTAGTGATGGCAAATAGTGACCAAGGCTTCTGGTTAATTCACAGCGTTCCAAATTTCCCTCCAGTTCCTAAAAGTGGTGTGCAAACTCGACGGTTAAAAAGGGAAAATATTACTGCCGATGGGAAATACAGTTATCCGGTAAGTGGAACGTTTTACGGACAaagttttttatgtatttcccTTGGCAGTGATCAGTTCGATATTATTGGAGAACAATTAATCTACAACGAAATAGCAGTGTACGCGAAAAATATTCCTGATATACTCGGTAAACAGTACCCAGTATTGAAAAATGCGATCAATCAGAAACATATCAAAACTCCTCCCTACAACCATAAAGCTGTAATAAGATCTCTAAGAATGATTGAATTCATTTCGTTTGCTAAGGATGGAAAATGGGGTAAAG ATTTATACGGAGATTTTGTAGCGCCACAATTGCAGACAGATTTATATGTTCAGTCATGGTTGAATGGTCGAGGCAAGTTACCCTCAATTTGTACCCGTAGAAA AATCTACAATGTTAAAAGCTTCGAATTCGACGTAGCGAATGTGAATTTTGCCAGTAGTCAGGACCATTCAAAATGGGCTATTACAGACACCAAAAAGTCCGCTAATCGCTGGGTTTGCATCGGTGATATCAATAGAGCC GATACACAGTATTCTCGAGGTGGTGGAATCGTATGTTTCAAAGAGGCTCGTTTGTGGACtgattatcgtaatattataaatgacGTAGAGCCTTGTAATCATACGTAA